The proteins below are encoded in one region of Lactuca sativa cultivar Salinas chromosome 3, Lsat_Salinas_v11, whole genome shotgun sequence:
- the LOC111884468 gene encoding GEM-like protein 6, protein MDHRSSSKHDTGVAIKSTNTGLLLSKPYEPCHSISSTSSKTNGTEREASSSPKLIEIMKQKLSHGAQMIQLGSTPGKIFRKTFGIREEEKLLQASQCYLYTTAGAIAGILFVSTERIAFCSDRSLKTYSPTGELLKFQYKVSIPLGKIKGVRESMNTKRRSYNYVEVVTVDDFSFWFLGFENYKKTLRYLHHAIGHECLCNRC, encoded by the exons ATGGATCACAGATCATCATCAAAACATGATACTGGAGTTGCGATCAAATCAACTAATACGGGATTACTATTATCTAAACCTTATGAACCCTGTCACTCAATTTCTTCCACTTCTTCCAAGACCAATGGCACTGAAAGAGAAG CAAGTTCAAGTCCCAAGTTAATTGAAATCATGAAACAGAAGTTGAGTCATGGTGCCCAAATGATCCAACTTGGAAGTACTCCAGGTAAAATCTTTAGGAAAACCTTCGGTATCAGAGAGGAAGAGAAGCTGTTACAGGCTTCCCAATGCTACTTGTACACTACAGCAGGTGCAATTGCAGGCATCCTCTTTGTGTCTACAGAAAGGATTGCATTTTGCAGTGATAGGTCCCTTAAAACTTATTCTCCCACAGGCGAACTGCTAAAGTTCCAATATAAGGTGTCAATCCCATTAGGAAAGATAAAAGGAGTAAGAGAAAGCATGAACACGAAGAGGCGATCATATAACTATGTGGAGGTAGTGACTGTTGATGATTTCAGCTTTTGGTTTCTGGGCTTTGAAAATTATAAGAAAACATTAAGATATCTCCATCATGCAATTGGCCACGAATGCTTATGTAATAGATGTTGA